A section of the Prionailurus bengalensis isolate Pbe53 chromosome C2, Fcat_Pben_1.1_paternal_pri, whole genome shotgun sequence genome encodes:
- the UBA5 gene encoding ubiquitin-like modifier-activating enzyme 5 isoform X1 produces the protein MAESVERLQQRVEELERELAQERSRRALGGGDGGGGRVRIEKMSPEVVDSNPYSRLMALKRMGIVNDYEKIRTFAIAIVGVGGVGSVTAEMLTRCGIGKLLLFDYDKVELANMNRLFFQPHQAGLSKVQAAEYTLRNINPDVLFEVHNYNITTVENFQHFMDRISNGGLEEGKPVDLVLSCVDNFEARMTINTACNELGQTWMESGVSENAVSGHIQLIIPGESACFACAPPLVVAANIDEKTLKREGVCAASLPTTMGVVAGILVQNVLKFLLNFGTVSFYLGYNAMQDFFPTMSMKPNPQCDDRNCRKQQEEYKKKVAALPKPEVVQEEEEIIHEDNEWGIELVSEVSEEELKNSSGPVPDLPEGITVAYTIPEKQEDSVAEVTVEDSGESLEDLMAKMKNM, from the exons ATGGCCGAGTCTGTGGAGCGGCTGCAGCAGCGGGTGGAGGAGCTGGAGCGGGAACTGGCACAGGAGAGGAGTCGGCGGGCCTTGGGGGGCGGCGACGGAGGCGGCGGCCGGGTCCGCATCGAGAAGATGAGCCCGGAGGTGGTGGACTCCAATCCTTACAG ccgCCTGATGGCATTGAAACGAATGGGGATTGTAAATGACTATGAG AAAATCCGTACCTTTGCTATAGCAATAGTAGGTGTTGGTGGAGTTGGTAGTGTGACTGCTGAAATGCTGACAAGATGTGGCATTGGTAAG ttgctACTCTTTGACTATGACAAGGTGGAACTGGCCAATATGAATAGACTTTTCTTCCAACCTCATCAAGCGGGATTAAGTAAAGTtcaagcagcagaatatactttgaG GAACATTAATCCAGATGTTCTTTTTGAAGTACACAACTACAATATAACCACAGTAGAAAACTTTCAACATTTCATGGATAGAATAAG TAATGGTGGATTAGAAGAGGGAAAACCCGTTGACCTAGTTCTTAGCTGTGTGGACAATTTTGAAGCTCGAATGACAATAAATACA GCTTGTAATGAACTTGGACAAACATGGATGGAGTCTGGGGTCAGTGAAAATGCAGTTTCAGGGCATATACAGCTCATAATTCCTGGAGAATCTGCTTGTTTTGCG tGTGCTCCCCCACTTGTGGTTGCTGCAAATATTGATGAAAAGACTCTGAAACGAGAAGGTGTTTGTGCAGCCAGTCTTCCTACCACTATGGGAGTGGTTGCTGGGATCTTGGTACAAAATGTGTTGAA GTTTTTGTTAAATTTTGGTACTGTTAGTTTTTACCTTGGATATAATGCAATGCAGGACTTTTTCCCTACTATGTCCATGAAGCCAAATCCTCAGTGTGATGACAGAAATTGCAGGAAACAGCAGGAAGAATACAAG AAAAAGGTAGCAGCACTGCCCAAACCAGAGGTTgttcaagaagaggaagagataataCATGAAGACAATGAGTGGG GTATTGAGTTGGTGTCTGAGGTTTCAGAAGAGGAACTGAAGAATTCTTCAGGTCCAGTTCCTGACTTACCTGAAGGAATTACAGTGGCATATACAATTCCTGAAAAG CAAGAAGATTCTGTAGCTGAAGTAACTGTGGAAGATTCTGGCGAAAGCTTGGAAGACCTCATGGCCAAGATGAAGAATATGTAG
- the UBA5 gene encoding ubiquitin-like modifier-activating enzyme 5 isoform X2: MNRLFFQPHQAGLSKVQAAEYTLRNINPDVLFEVHNYNITTVENFQHFMDRISNGGLEEGKPVDLVLSCVDNFEARMTINTACNELGQTWMESGVSENAVSGHIQLIIPGESACFACAPPLVVAANIDEKTLKREGVCAASLPTTMGVVAGILVQNVLKFLLNFGTVSFYLGYNAMQDFFPTMSMKPNPQCDDRNCRKQQEEYKKKVAALPKPEVVQEEEEIIHEDNEWGIELVSEVSEEELKNSSGPVPDLPEGITVAYTIPEKQEDSVAEVTVEDSGESLEDLMAKMKNM; encoded by the exons ATGAATAGACTTTTCTTCCAACCTCATCAAGCGGGATTAAGTAAAGTtcaagcagcagaatatactttgaG GAACATTAATCCAGATGTTCTTTTTGAAGTACACAACTACAATATAACCACAGTAGAAAACTTTCAACATTTCATGGATAGAATAAG TAATGGTGGATTAGAAGAGGGAAAACCCGTTGACCTAGTTCTTAGCTGTGTGGACAATTTTGAAGCTCGAATGACAATAAATACA GCTTGTAATGAACTTGGACAAACATGGATGGAGTCTGGGGTCAGTGAAAATGCAGTTTCAGGGCATATACAGCTCATAATTCCTGGAGAATCTGCTTGTTTTGCG tGTGCTCCCCCACTTGTGGTTGCTGCAAATATTGATGAAAAGACTCTGAAACGAGAAGGTGTTTGTGCAGCCAGTCTTCCTACCACTATGGGAGTGGTTGCTGGGATCTTGGTACAAAATGTGTTGAA GTTTTTGTTAAATTTTGGTACTGTTAGTTTTTACCTTGGATATAATGCAATGCAGGACTTTTTCCCTACTATGTCCATGAAGCCAAATCCTCAGTGTGATGACAGAAATTGCAGGAAACAGCAGGAAGAATACAAG AAAAAGGTAGCAGCACTGCCCAAACCAGAGGTTgttcaagaagaggaagagataataCATGAAGACAATGAGTGGG GTATTGAGTTGGTGTCTGAGGTTTCAGAAGAGGAACTGAAGAATTCTTCAGGTCCAGTTCCTGACTTACCTGAAGGAATTACAGTGGCATATACAATTCCTGAAAAG CAAGAAGATTCTGTAGCTGAAGTAACTGTGGAAGATTCTGGCGAAAGCTTGGAAGACCTCATGGCCAAGATGAAGAATATGTAG